In Chloroflexota bacterium, a genomic segment contains:
- a CDS encoding semialdehyde dehydrogenase yields MSTIALMGAGGKMGLRIVRNLKDNADHKTLYVEISDAGKASLAELGLSATPQDEALQQADVVILALPDKLIGRICSDIVPKLRSGTMVMGLDPAAGYAGVLPEREDISYFISHPCHPPMFGEETDIEAQRDWFGGVKAQQNIVCSLHHGPDEGYAKGEAIARTIFAPVLRAHRVTTEQMAVLEPALVETLALTCFMVIREAMEEVIKMGLPQQAVLDFLLGHIRTTVAIVWDFAGAPVSDGAKLAATKARGQIFQPDWKKILKIENVRQSVREITGEIA; encoded by the coding sequence ATGAGCACAATTGCATTGATGGGTGCGGGCGGTAAGATGGGTCTGCGCATCGTCAGGAACTTAAAAGATAATGCAGACCATAAAACACTGTACGTTGAGATAAGCGATGCCGGCAAAGCCAGCCTGGCGGAACTCGGCCTTTCGGCCACGCCGCAGGACGAGGCACTCCAGCAGGCCGACGTCGTTATCCTGGCCCTGCCGGATAAGCTCATCGGCAGGATATGCAGTGATATCGTCCCCAAACTCAGAAGCGGCACCATGGTCATGGGGCTGGACCCGGCGGCGGGATATGCCGGCGTACTGCCGGAGCGAGAAGACATATCCTATTTCATCAGCCATCCCTGCCACCCACCGATGTTTGGCGAGGAAACAGATATCGAGGCACAGCGCGACTGGTTTGGCGGCGTCAAAGCGCAACAGAACATCGTCTGTTCACTGCACCACGGCCCGGATGAAGGCTACGCCAAGGGAGAAGCCATCGCCCGAACCATCTTCGCCCCGGTTCTGAGAGCGCATCGAGTCACCACCGAGCAGATGGCAGTTCTGGAACCGGCGCTGGTGGAAACTTTAGCTTTGACCTGCTTCATGGTTATCCGGGAAGCTATGGAAGAGGTAATCAAAATGGGCCTTCCCCAGCAGGCGGTCCTGGACTTTCTGCTCGGTCATATCCGCACCACGGTGGCCATCGTCTGGGATTTTGCCGGCGCGCCGGTTTCCGACGGGGCCAAACTGGCGGCCACCAAAGCCAGGGGGCAGATTTTCCAGCCCGACTGGAAAAAGATACTGAAAATCGAAAACGTCAGGCAGAGCGTCAGGGAGATTACGGGAGAGATAGCTTAA
- the lsrF gene encoding 3-hydroxy-5-phosphonooxypentane-2,4-dione thiolase translates to MEWGMANRLAQLIQPDGHALFLPVDHGYFQGPTRKLEEPRRTIEPLLPYVDALFITRGVLRASVDPDNSKPVILRVSGGTSVVGKDLANEGITTSLEEAIRLNASAVGISVFVGSDYEKESLLNLAKLVDDGERYGIPVMAVTAVGKELEKRDARYLALACRIAAELGARVVKTYWCEDFAKVTGGCPVPVVMAGGPQVDTELEIFEFVHDGMQNGSIGVNLGRNVWQNDFPVAMIKAIRAIIHQNATPKEAQEIYDSEKNSQAKKS, encoded by the coding sequence ATGGAGTGGGGAATGGCAAACCGTTTGGCACAGTTAATTCAGCCGGATGGTCATGCGCTTTTCTTGCCCGTTGACCACGGATACTTTCAGGGTCCGACCAGGAAGCTGGAGGAACCGCGCAGGACTATTGAACCGCTGCTACCGTATGTGGATGCGCTCTTTATCACCAGAGGCGTCCTGCGCGCATCAGTGGACCCGGACAACAGCAAACCGGTCATCCTGCGGGTATCCGGGGGCACCAGTGTGGTGGGGAAAGACCTGGCCAATGAAGGGATTACGACGTCGCTGGAAGAAGCCATCCGCCTCAATGCTTCCGCCGTGGGCATTTCCGTATTCGTTGGCTCCGATTATGAGAAGGAATCGTTGTTGAACCTGGCCAAGCTCGTTGATGACGGGGAGCGATACGGCATTCCGGTGATGGCGGTTACCGCGGTGGGAAAAGAGCTGGAAAAGCGGGACGCTCGCTATCTCGCTCTCGCCTGCCGCATTGCGGCTGAGCTGGGCGCACGCGTGGTGAAAACCTACTGGTGCGAGGACTTCGCCAAGGTAACCGGGGGCTGTCCGGTGCCGGTAGTCATGGCCGGTGGGCCACAGGTTGATACCGAGCTGGAGATATTTGAGTTTGTCCACGACGGTATGCAGAATGGCTCCATCGGGGTGAATCTGGGGCGGAATGTATGGCAGAACGATTTCCCGGTAGCCATGATAAAGGCCATACGTGCCATTATTCATCAAAATGCGACTCCAAAAGAAGCTCAGGAAATATACGATAGCGAGAAGAACAGCCAGGCGAAGAAGTCATGA